In Symmachiella dynata, the following are encoded in one genomic region:
- a CDS encoding tetratricopeptide repeat protein, with the protein MQAIYNAVRYGDATIDAGILAKTLAQLDAASANLHEIERPDIEALAEKLAEPQVPAETPDQVLAPLPVNPSLAAAPDVPALPSRKTVDDLSRYMPVANPPLRMSLRILAGGLLWTLMVLVAGYYGHDKVSSLFKKEEPFRLEWEDPHRKLVIDRNSQEGHQQFVNNRRALIQQTDIEKERQRLLVRLAQFHLSHGEYGEFYFIYDSLIRQDPNNPHHKIKFAAFLLDKTKPWYHDPGRALILAEEAVALEPETYSLRVLAEALYQTGDAEQAKDFQQQADIALYEAEIKGRGRLRGIGILRFSKNGRVVPPVSGPGSVAPQKSGTAEWPGD; encoded by the coding sequence ATGCAGGCGATCTACAATGCCGTTCGCTACGGCGATGCGACTATCGATGCAGGAATCTTGGCCAAGACGCTCGCGCAACTCGATGCCGCTTCGGCAAATCTACACGAGATAGAACGGCCTGATATCGAGGCTTTGGCGGAAAAGCTCGCTGAACCTCAGGTCCCTGCCGAGACACCGGACCAAGTTCTCGCTCCGTTGCCGGTGAACCCATCATTGGCGGCCGCCCCTGATGTTCCCGCATTGCCCAGCCGCAAAACAGTTGATGATTTATCGCGGTACATGCCGGTTGCCAATCCCCCCCTACGTATGTCGCTGCGAATCCTGGCCGGTGGGCTCCTTTGGACATTGATGGTGCTCGTGGCTGGATATTATGGACATGACAAAGTCTCTTCGTTGTTTAAAAAGGAAGAGCCATTCAGACTTGAATGGGAAGATCCCCATCGTAAGTTGGTGATAGACCGGAATTCGCAAGAAGGCCACCAACAATTTGTAAACAATCGGCGCGCTTTAATTCAGCAGACTGATATAGAGAAAGAACGTCAAAGATTGCTGGTGAGATTGGCTCAATTCCATCTTAGTCATGGAGAATATGGCGAGTTCTATTTCATCTATGATTCGCTGATCAGGCAGGATCCGAACAACCCGCACCACAAAATCAAATTTGCAGCATTTCTGTTGGACAAGACGAAACCGTGGTATCACGATCCGGGGCGTGCGTTGATACTCGCCGAGGAGGCAGTTGCCTTGGAACCAGAAACCTATTCACTACGCGTGCTTGCCGAAGCATTGTATCAAACAGGTGACGCAGAACAGGCGAAGGACTTCCAACAACAGGCGGACATTGCCTTATATGAAGCGGAAATTAAAGGAAGAGGAAGACTAAGAGGAATTGGAATTCTGAGGTTCAGCAAAAATGGTCGAGTAGTTCCACCGGTCAGCGGGCCTGGATCGGTCGCCCCCCAAAAAAGCGGCACCGCGGAGTGGCCTGGGGATTGA
- a CDS encoding PQQ-binding-like beta-propeller repeat protein, protein MNGLRYLITLTLFCISTAAMAENWSGFRGAAGTGVSDESNLPLEWSMDKNVAWQIDLPGRGESSPAVNSKRLFVTSQTEDKALWVIAIERDSGKIAWKKKVGDGVLSAYGPKELYTHRHNPATPCPSADEEHVWAYFGTGLLVCLDVDGNEVWRRDLVKEYGPYTIRFGMASSPRLWGDNLYIACMTKGPSYVVALDKKTGDQVWKTDRKLPAADDGPDSYSSPIVLQTADGDQLVVSGADHINAYDLDSGKQIWISGGLKVNSEFGRIISSPVVSEEVVVQCAPNPGKGGIGRAIAIKTGGKGDITQSGRMWTFPRESCDITTPTAYEGKLYMVRENGVGICMDLQTGDVHYRKRLGDSSYRASVLAGDGKVYCLSKNGLCTVLKMGPEGEILAKNKLEGDFFATPAIVDGTIYFRGNHRMYAIAAPRVAAKP, encoded by the coding sequence ATGAACGGATTGCGATATCTCATCACGTTGACTTTGTTCTGCATTTCAACCGCAGCGATGGCCGAGAACTGGTCCGGGTTTCGCGGCGCAGCCGGGACCGGGGTTTCGGATGAGTCGAATCTCCCGCTCGAATGGTCGATGGATAAAAACGTGGCTTGGCAAATCGACTTACCCGGACGCGGGGAATCGTCGCCGGCGGTCAATTCCAAACGTCTGTTCGTCACCTCCCAGACCGAGGACAAAGCGCTGTGGGTGATTGCGATTGAGCGTGACAGCGGCAAAATTGCTTGGAAGAAAAAGGTAGGCGACGGCGTGTTGTCCGCCTATGGGCCGAAGGAACTTTACACGCACCGCCACAATCCCGCGACCCCTTGCCCGTCGGCCGATGAGGAGCATGTTTGGGCGTATTTCGGCACCGGATTGCTGGTCTGTCTCGATGTGGATGGCAACGAAGTCTGGCGGCGCGACCTCGTCAAAGAATACGGCCCTTATACAATCCGTTTCGGCATGGCCTCCTCGCCGCGACTGTGGGGCGACAATCTCTACATTGCCTGCATGACCAAAGGCCCGTCCTACGTCGTCGCCTTGGATAAAAAAACCGGTGACCAAGTCTGGAAGACCGACCGCAAACTCCCGGCCGCCGACGACGGGCCGGATAGTTATTCTTCACCCATCGTGCTGCAAACAGCCGACGGTGATCAACTGGTGGTTTCCGGCGCGGACCACATCAATGCCTATGATTTGGATTCCGGGAAACAGATCTGGATCAGCGGAGGCCTGAAGGTGAACAGCGAATTCGGCCGTATTATCTCCTCACCCGTCGTGAGCGAAGAGGTGGTCGTCCAGTGCGCACCGAATCCGGGGAAAGGGGGTATCGGCCGAGCCATCGCCATTAAAACCGGTGGCAAGGGCGACATCACGCAGTCGGGCCGCATGTGGACGTTTCCCCGCGAAAGCTGCGACATCACCACGCCGACCGCCTACGAAGGCAAGTTGTACATGGTGCGGGAAAACGGCGTTGGCATTTGCATGGACCTACAAACCGGCGACGTCCACTATCGCAAGCGGTTGGGCGATAGTTCTTATCGCGCATCGGTCTTGGCTGGCGATGGCAAAGTCTATTGCCTGAGCAAAAATGGTCTGTGCACCGTATTGAAAATGGGGCCCGAGGGAGAGATTCTGGCGAAAAACAAACTCGAGGGAGACTTCTTCGCCACGCCCGCGATTGTGGACGGCACGATTTATTTTCGTGGCAATCACCGTATGTATGCCATAGCGGCACCGCGCGTCGCGGCCAAGCCTTGA
- a CDS encoding FG-GAP repeat domain-containing protein: MPVVRTFILGSLVFMATAHVCLVSAAAAEPEWPGQWPCYRRDRFLTGFAPGQGRITQPEIKWRKFLGQWSTRVALQTTTADQNAELAIDDTAFSQPLPAGWTVPPTTYDLGGDGRQQRIDLQGQQATISDAAGKVLWQHTFEHPVAQYVVGQFLPGEAGSQVVFWGVKARERVVYNGGYCFDFADGFDKPQQVWEVEVDRNPQAPQLHAADMDGDGDDEVVLVTWYRAIVFDGRTGAVQMECENAAHRNYGYSRIVNVDDDPFPEIVILCDFVLHVDYIDNDGQKMWKPWEGQYEYSTARDEILRVPHDPIVDVDGDGELEMVYNLFNIPADGHWRMIVRDIKSGREELSLTDRYVHDIVDLDGDGAVELLCDQVPLRQRTLYSPIEIAQIRDGEYQTVHEFPRGRWLRYAQPLPGNSRSMAVDAALAVARGDVDGDGQLEVLLSLDEDQNRRAETLLAVGLDTDGQFAVKWKVQPPEQTRFAIEQFRDIDGDQRAEAIVQLEHRSGKMTSQGAAATLVSRRPQRGRFSFPIAVNLDNTPGAELLLQNSREEIVALSAPDAANQSPKTLWTRPGWGEPSTVGYKGSWRGPVATDLDADGQPEILYQDCSPTDLCRLVVLNADGTERWTRTFDEVPYADEDSRLDRFHAGRFNDDDVLDVFLTFHNAGKSSGQSLALDGKTGRTLWHRKYVSDLYPPGQRQLFEPKNDRGCFPTKGMVVHDFNEDGFDDLLFLALDYICLINGQTGMSLEPTPFLHSVLSDSWCAYCSPVTVDADGDGVREIFASASFGTVGALTLDWKPLWSVPSSYQTNPLSHEASVADFDGDGRLEAIVLEHSGDFVAYDVKSGEEDWRNKFEMTKISDQAAADINGDGLPEAIFCRKDTLMALSGQTAAGVQRVLWTLKLPGVGGPPIIADVDGDGFLEIVVCTSDGFVNVIGQSDESN, from the coding sequence ATGCCCGTGGTTCGCACCTTCATTCTGGGGTCGCTGGTTTTCATGGCGACCGCACATGTCTGTCTGGTCTCGGCCGCTGCTGCGGAACCGGAGTGGCCGGGACAGTGGCCCTGTTATCGGCGGGATCGGTTTTTGACCGGCTTTGCCCCGGGGCAGGGGCGGATCACACAGCCGGAAATCAAGTGGCGGAAATTCCTGGGCCAGTGGAGCACACGCGTCGCTCTGCAGACAACAACTGCGGACCAGAACGCGGAGTTGGCGATTGACGATACGGCATTCTCGCAACCGCTGCCCGCTGGCTGGACGGTGCCGCCGACAACCTATGACCTTGGCGGCGACGGTCGCCAACAGCGGATTGATCTGCAAGGCCAACAAGCCACGATCTCTGATGCAGCGGGAAAGGTACTTTGGCAGCATACGTTTGAGCATCCCGTGGCGCAATATGTCGTCGGCCAGTTTCTTCCCGGTGAAGCTGGCTCGCAGGTCGTGTTTTGGGGTGTCAAGGCACGAGAGCGGGTGGTCTACAACGGCGGTTATTGTTTTGACTTCGCCGATGGATTTGACAAGCCACAGCAAGTTTGGGAGGTCGAGGTCGACCGCAATCCACAAGCCCCACAATTGCATGCCGCTGACATGGACGGAGACGGCGATGACGAAGTAGTACTTGTCACTTGGTACCGGGCAATTGTTTTCGACGGCCGCACCGGAGCGGTGCAAATGGAATGCGAAAACGCGGCGCATCGCAACTATGGTTACTCGCGGATCGTGAACGTCGATGACGACCCGTTTCCTGAGATCGTGATTCTGTGCGACTTCGTGCTGCACGTCGACTACATCGACAACGATGGCCAGAAAATGTGGAAGCCGTGGGAAGGGCAATACGAGTATTCGACCGCCCGTGATGAAATTCTACGTGTCCCGCATGATCCGATTGTCGATGTGGATGGTGATGGCGAGTTGGAAATGGTCTACAACCTGTTCAACATTCCGGCCGACGGCCATTGGCGAATGATTGTACGCGACATCAAATCGGGCCGGGAAGAATTGAGTCTGACCGATAGGTACGTCCACGACATTGTCGATCTCGACGGCGATGGAGCCGTGGAGTTGTTGTGCGACCAAGTCCCTTTGCGGCAGCGGACACTGTATTCGCCGATAGAAATCGCTCAGATTCGTGATGGCGAGTATCAAACCGTTCACGAATTCCCGCGCGGCCGTTGGCTGCGATACGCGCAGCCGCTGCCGGGCAACAGTCGTTCCATGGCGGTCGATGCGGCTTTGGCGGTAGCCCGCGGCGATGTGGATGGGGACGGCCAGCTTGAGGTCTTACTGAGCCTTGATGAGGATCAAAACCGCCGCGCGGAAACGCTCTTGGCTGTGGGGTTGGACACGGATGGTCAATTCGCTGTCAAATGGAAAGTCCAACCCCCCGAACAAACGCGCTTTGCAATTGAGCAGTTTCGCGATATCGATGGCGACCAACGGGCCGAGGCAATTGTGCAACTGGAACATCGGTCCGGAAAAATGACGAGCCAGGGGGCAGCGGCGACATTGGTTTCGCGACGACCGCAGAGGGGCCGGTTCTCGTTTCCCATTGCGGTCAACCTGGACAATACGCCCGGTGCGGAACTGTTGCTGCAAAACAGCCGAGAGGAAATTGTGGCGCTCTCCGCTCCGGATGCTGCGAACCAGTCTCCAAAGACGTTATGGACGCGGCCCGGTTGGGGGGAGCCATCGACCGTCGGATATAAGGGATCATGGCGCGGCCCGGTGGCAACCGATCTCGATGCGGACGGGCAGCCGGAGATTCTGTATCAAGATTGTTCACCAACCGATCTATGCCGGCTTGTGGTCTTGAACGCTGATGGGACGGAGCGTTGGACACGCACGTTTGACGAAGTTCCCTATGCCGACGAAGACAGTCGACTGGATCGATTTCATGCGGGGCGGTTCAACGACGACGATGTGTTGGATGTTTTTCTCACCTTTCACAACGCCGGCAAATCGAGCGGGCAAAGTCTGGCCTTGGATGGCAAGACCGGTCGCACGTTGTGGCATCGCAAATATGTCTCCGATTTGTATCCACCCGGCCAGCGGCAATTGTTTGAACCGAAGAACGATCGCGGATGTTTTCCGACCAAAGGCATGGTCGTCCACGATTTCAACGAGGATGGTTTCGACGACCTCTTATTTTTGGCCTTGGATTATATTTGCTTGATCAACGGACAGACGGGAATGTCGCTGGAGCCGACGCCGTTTTTGCATTCGGTGCTCAGCGACTCGTGGTGCGCTTATTGTTCCCCAGTCACCGTCGACGCTGATGGAGATGGCGTGCGGGAGATTTTTGCGTCGGCCAGTTTTGGCACGGTCGGTGCCCTCACGCTCGATTGGAAACCGCTGTGGAGTGTCCCCTCATCTTATCAAACCAACCCATTATCGCACGAAGCCTCAGTCGCCGATTTTGATGGGGACGGGCGTCTGGAGGCGATTGTGCTGGAACATTCCGGCGATTTCGTCGCGTATGACGTAAAGAGTGGTGAGGAAGATTGGCGAAATAAGTTCGAAATGACCAAGATCAGCGACCAGGCAGCGGCCGATATCAACGGCGATGGGTTGCCTGAGGCAATATTTTGCCGGAAAGATACGCTCATGGCGCTTAGTGGTCAGACGGCTGCTGGCGTGCAGAGAGTGCTCTGGACGCTAAAATTGCCCGGAGTGGGAGGGCCGCCGATTATTGCTGATGTGGATGGCGATGGCTTTTTGGAGATCGTCGTTTGCACGTCGGACGGGTTTGTGAACGTGATTGGGCAGTCAGACGAATCGAATTGA
- a CDS encoding tetratricopeptide repeat protein has product MAQAEIAPNGTIEQLTERLRNFESAGLPKPPNYLLSDYLCFLVDNELLPRETSDNVQAIYNDGRYGDAHIDEEILAKTLSQLDAALTAIREMDRPDIEALAETLTSPQESVEANGQEVAQPSVKSTLTTFTAEPELPPLLPSESDNDVTQLMPVSNSRWGLWSRIIVCGILWTLVVLVAGYFGHDKMSALIPKSHVKTHKLVDDTELLERRREFIEDRRALIEEATSEAERQNEMRSLAQAHISRGEYGEYYYIYDSMLRKDPDNDRNKVKLAELLLDTKSSWYHDPVRARKLLEEAVTVDSPLYSRKLLAEALYQTGDKERAIQIRREVDSVYVGLPTRKQWVFKERGRRFSWEMDESYPTKTGRDQRTSRN; this is encoded by the coding sequence ATGGCCCAGGCTGAAATTGCCCCCAATGGCACGATCGAGCAACTGACGGAGCGGTTGCGGAATTTTGAATCCGCTGGGCTTCCCAAACCGCCGAATTACTTGCTGAGCGATTATCTTTGCTTTTTGGTCGACAACGAGTTGCTGCCGCGCGAAACGTCGGACAATGTGCAAGCGATCTACAATGATGGTCGCTATGGCGATGCACATATCGATGAAGAGATCTTGGCCAAGACGCTCTCGCAACTTGATGCCGCATTGACAGCGATCCGCGAGATGGATCGACCTGACATCGAAGCTTTGGCCGAGACGCTTACCAGTCCTCAGGAGTCCGTTGAAGCGAACGGCCAGGAAGTCGCGCAGCCGTCTGTAAAATCAACGCTAACGACGTTTACAGCCGAGCCCGAATTACCTCCACTGCTACCGAGCGAATCAGACAACGATGTCACACAATTGATGCCTGTCTCAAATTCCCGCTGGGGTTTGTGGTCCCGAATCATTGTCTGCGGGATTCTCTGGACGTTGGTTGTGTTGGTGGCGGGATATTTCGGGCATGACAAAATGTCTGCTTTAATTCCCAAAAGCCACGTGAAAACTCACAAGTTGGTGGACGACACGGAATTGCTAGAGCGTCGTCGGGAATTCATTGAGGATCGGCGTGCTTTGATTGAGGAGGCTACGTCGGAGGCGGAACGCCAAAACGAGATGCGTAGCTTAGCGCAGGCTCATATCTCGCGGGGCGAGTATGGCGAGTACTATTACATCTACGATTCGATGCTCCGAAAGGATCCGGATAACGATCGGAACAAAGTGAAATTGGCGGAGCTGCTGTTGGATACGAAATCGTCGTGGTATCACGATCCGGTCCGTGCACGCAAACTTCTCGAAGAGGCGGTCACGGTTGACTCACCTCTGTATTCTCGCAAATTGCTTGCCGAAGCGTTGTATCAAACGGGAGACAAGGAACGGGCAATTCAAATCAGACGAGAAGTGGATTCCGTCTACGTCGGTTTGCCAACACGGAAGCAATGGGTCTTTAAAGAACGTGGCCGCAGGTTCAGTTGGGAGATGGATGAGAGTTATCCCACAAAAACAGGGCGAGATCAGCGTACGTCCAGGAACTGA
- a CDS encoding IS4 family transposase: MANERSNHQSAVDREWPVQVIGGKYVRLLARYLQKLRDEDAHGNRRLYLDDVFVAYLLAFFNPSIRSLRTVEDFSQTRQAQQHLSVRKICKSTLSDFNKIADPQRLEPILQALRCQLTRKHRSRSNPADGLSEMLERTVAVDGTFIPAVAEVAWAIANSNNHGTTRHRARLDARLNVATWLPEALVVPAVGQSESDSAIEHLQEGCIYLYDRGYMSFALLAAHYHKPHTEKAVVKSSFVVRFKPAAGNSSDLKDATDCPLSDADRAAGVVSDRVGNFISATARRTGISRLRLREVIVTYEEQGQPKTLRLITNLHDVSAKTIGLLYRHRWQVELFFRWFKSFGNFGHLISHQREGVLAHLYVTIIAVLLMYLHTGYRPSKYLFALVSQVAVGGATLDEIMPILQERERQNELARQSAARRRAKKGR; this comes from the coding sequence ATGGCAAACGAGCGAAGCAATCATCAATCGGCGGTGGACCGGGAATGGCCGGTGCAGGTGATTGGTGGAAAGTACGTCCGATTGCTCGCTCGGTACCTGCAAAAATTGCGAGATGAAGACGCACACGGGAATCGACGATTGTATCTGGACGATGTGTTTGTCGCCTACCTGTTGGCCTTTTTCAATCCGTCTATCCGTTCGCTTCGAACCGTGGAGGATTTTAGTCAGACGCGGCAAGCCCAACAGCACTTGTCGGTCCGGAAAATCTGCAAAAGCACTCTATCCGATTTCAACAAAATTGCTGACCCGCAGCGGCTGGAGCCAATTTTACAAGCACTGCGTTGTCAGCTGACTCGCAAGCACCGCAGCCGCTCAAATCCTGCGGACGGTCTTTCCGAGATGCTTGAGCGGACGGTCGCGGTTGACGGAACATTTATTCCCGCAGTCGCTGAGGTCGCCTGGGCGATTGCCAACTCGAACAATCATGGAACAACACGTCATCGAGCGCGGTTGGATGCTCGTTTGAACGTAGCAACCTGGCTTCCCGAAGCACTTGTGGTTCCCGCTGTGGGCCAAAGTGAATCGGACTCGGCGATTGAGCATTTACAGGAAGGTTGCATTTATCTCTACGATCGCGGCTACATGAGTTTTGCGTTGCTTGCGGCGCATTATCACAAGCCGCATACCGAAAAGGCCGTAGTGAAATCCTCGTTCGTTGTGCGTTTCAAACCAGCGGCAGGTAATTCTTCGGACTTGAAAGACGCGACCGATTGTCCGCTCAGCGATGCCGACCGTGCTGCGGGAGTCGTCAGCGATCGTGTCGGCAATTTCATCTCGGCCACTGCGCGTCGCACCGGTATCTCGCGACTCAGGCTGCGCGAAGTGATCGTTACCTATGAAGAACAAGGACAGCCAAAAACACTGCGTTTGATCACCAATTTGCACGACGTTTCCGCAAAGACCATCGGACTTCTCTACCGTCATCGCTGGCAGGTGGAATTATTTTTCCGCTGGTTCAAATCGTTCGGCAACTTCGGCCACTTGATCAGCCACCAGCGCGAAGGCGTCTTGGCTCACCTGTACGTGACGATCATCGCTGTGCTGCTGATGTATCTGCACACAGGGTATCGCCCCAGCAAATACCTATTCGCATTGGTCAGCCAAGTGGCGGTCGGCGGCGCCACACTCGACGAAATCATGCCGATCCTCCAAGAGCGAGAACGCCAAAATGAACTGGCTCGCCAATCAGCCGCACGAAGGCGTGCGAAAAAAGGGCGGTGA
- a CDS encoding amidohydrolase family protein, giving the protein MPHTISRRDFLAGTAAALAAGPTLFAAEKQPEKSPRYLDIHVHLTHRWFGSERGPVTADVLLRWMDAHDVERAAVLPLVSPEAFWYPVTSEFVITEAARHPDRLIPFCAIDPRTLGTHLPETKQVVDMLNRYIDAGARGFGEHKALLDIDDPLNMKLYEACSAAKLPVLFHLDNRANMDKPGLPGLAKVLKTFPELVMIGHGKGWWASIAGGLAQPDLHVGYPAGPVAPGGAIDALMDRYPNLYGDLSSSGAHALLRDREFGSAFLRRRADRLLFGTDFYDLTQESFPQFDLFRTFNVEPKTREKIAHSNAARLLRLG; this is encoded by the coding sequence ATGCCGCACACGATTTCCCGTCGCGATTTTCTTGCCGGCACAGCAGCAGCACTAGCGGCGGGGCCGACGTTGTTTGCTGCTGAAAAGCAGCCTGAGAAATCTCCCCGCTATTTGGACATCCACGTGCATTTGACCCATCGCTGGTTCGGCAGCGAACGAGGACCGGTGACGGCTGACGTGCTGTTGCGGTGGATGGACGCTCACGACGTCGAACGTGCTGCCGTGTTGCCGTTGGTCTCGCCCGAGGCCTTTTGGTATCCGGTCACCAGTGAATTTGTGATTACCGAAGCTGCGCGGCATCCCGACCGCCTGATCCCCTTTTGTGCGATCGACCCACGGACCCTCGGCACCCATCTGCCCGAAACCAAACAAGTCGTCGACATGCTCAACCGCTACATCGATGCCGGCGCACGGGGATTCGGTGAACACAAAGCCCTGCTGGACATCGATGATCCGCTGAACATGAAACTCTACGAAGCCTGCTCCGCTGCCAAGTTGCCGGTACTGTTTCATCTCGACAATCGGGCCAACATGGACAAACCGGGCCTGCCGGGATTGGCAAAGGTGCTCAAAACATTTCCCGAATTGGTGATGATCGGCCACGGCAAAGGCTGGTGGGCCTCGATCGCCGGTGGATTGGCGCAGCCTGACCTGCATGTCGGCTATCCCGCCGGTCCGGTCGCTCCGGGCGGCGCCATCGATGCGTTGATGGACCGCTATCCGAATCTCTACGGCGACCTCTCTTCCAGCGGCGCACATGCCTTGCTACGCGACCGCGAATTCGGCAGCGCGTTTTTGCGGCGCCGTGCGGACCGGTTGCTGTTTGGGACCGACTTCTATGATCTGACGCAAGAATCGTTTCCGCAATTCGACCTGTTCCGTACCTTCAATGTCGAACCCAAAACACGCGAGAAAATCGCCCACAGCAACGCCGCCCGACTGCTCCGTCTGGGATAA
- a CDS encoding thioredoxin family protein yields MLSMRVLRLFVATAFVAVGFSCFSLMGCGSETSATDSSAKDNSSTELAPKGIWTTDYKAALAKAKKEGKDVLINFTGSDWCGYCIELQDKVFQYKDFSDGATKDFVLLEVDFPNDQSRITPEIQAQNNKLQQKFSIEGFPAILLVDEQGRPYARTGYQPVGPQKYVEHLSEFTDLRKKRDAAFAAAGKLSGIEKALKLDEALKDIPPQWMFTSYADVVEEIVSLDADNQAGLRKEYADQLLIAKLQTKLKEIQTLLQTTGNVDAALKKVDEIDKEFAGFAPAHEVGIRFRLQLLQMEERNDEVLKLANSLLEDKAIQGDLRLPILSAKLQALVQLEKIEDALEVTGRMGQEFSKDKHLSARILIARADLLSKLKRNDEARESLKEARVLGGKQLEATINQVEKQIFSNAEEGPDLKAPAN; encoded by the coding sequence ATGTTGTCCATGCGAGTTCTGAGACTGTTTGTTGCCACTGCGTTTGTCGCAGTCGGTTTTAGTTGTTTCTCCTTAATGGGTTGTGGCAGCGAGACTTCCGCTACGGACAGTTCCGCCAAAGACAATTCCAGCACGGAATTGGCCCCGAAAGGGATTTGGACGACCGACTACAAGGCTGCGTTGGCCAAGGCCAAGAAGGAAGGCAAGGACGTCCTGATCAATTTCACCGGTTCCGACTGGTGTGGCTACTGTATTGAACTGCAGGACAAAGTGTTCCAGTACAAAGATTTTTCTGACGGAGCGACCAAGGATTTTGTCCTGTTGGAAGTCGATTTCCCCAACGATCAGTCGCGCATCACGCCTGAAATCCAGGCGCAAAATAATAAATTGCAGCAGAAGTTCTCGATCGAGGGCTTTCCAGCGATTTTGCTGGTTGATGAACAGGGACGACCCTATGCCCGCACCGGGTATCAACCGGTGGGACCGCAGAAATACGTGGAACATTTGAGCGAATTCACCGATTTGCGTAAGAAACGCGACGCAGCCTTTGCCGCCGCTGGCAAACTCTCAGGTATTGAAAAGGCCTTAAAGCTGGATGAAGCGCTGAAGGACATTCCTCCGCAATGGATGTTCACTTCCTATGCGGATGTCGTCGAGGAAATCGTCAGCTTAGATGCGGACAACCAAGCGGGACTGCGTAAAGAGTATGCGGATCAGTTATTGATTGCAAAATTGCAAACGAAGTTGAAAGAGATTCAGACGCTGCTCCAAACAACCGGCAATGTAGACGCCGCCTTGAAAAAGGTCGACGAGATCGACAAAGAATTCGCAGGCTTCGCCCCCGCCCACGAGGTTGGCATTCGTTTCCGTTTGCAACTGTTGCAGATGGAGGAACGGAATGATGAAGTGCTGAAACTGGCGAATTCGCTGTTGGAAGACAAAGCGATCCAAGGCGATCTGCGTCTGCCGATTCTCAGCGCCAAATTGCAAGCCTTGGTTCAATTGGAAAAAATTGAAGATGCTTTAGAAGTCACCGGTCGCATGGGGCAGGAGTTCTCCAAGGATAAGCATCTTTCAGCGCGAATTCTGATTGCTCGTGCAGACTTGCTTTCCAAGCTCAAACGGAATGACGAAGCGCGAGAATCGCTTAAAGAAGCACGGGTCTTGGGGGGCAAACAATTGGAGGCCACCATCAATCAGGTCGAAAAGCAGATCTTTAGTAATGCTGAAGAAGGACCTGATTTGAAAGCCCCTGCTAACTAA
- a CDS encoding alpha/beta hydrolase, which yields MHLRFSIALASLLVLVSVADAQDVSKKKSSVPPPTHTDVKYGPHDRHVMDVWLAESDKPTPVVVSIHGGAFRHGDKSVSRPVLRECLKSGISVVAITYRFTPDHIAPAQHRDAARAVQFVRHNADQWNLDPTKIAAVGGSAGAGMSLWLGFHDDMADPKNADPVLRQSTRLTCMAVNNGQTSYDPRFIRKLYPGTDTYSNSALAQLFDIDMKQLDNLPTEKYKLFEEVSALTHLTADDPPVLMTYDSDYDTPISSRSIGIHHPRFGKVLKERMDKLGIECVVHTDFKKTGNTRADQVVPFLNKHLLSDGK from the coding sequence ATGCATCTCCGATTTTCCATCGCACTCGCTAGTCTCCTGGTTCTGGTCTCCGTGGCGGACGCACAAGACGTGTCGAAGAAAAAAAGTAGTGTGCCTCCTCCCACCCACACCGACGTCAAATACGGTCCGCACGACCGCCATGTGATGGATGTCTGGCTGGCCGAATCGGACAAGCCGACGCCCGTTGTTGTTTCCATCCACGGCGGTGCATTTCGGCATGGCGATAAGAGCGTGAGCCGGCCTGTGCTGCGCGAATGTTTGAAATCTGGAATTTCCGTTGTCGCGATCACCTATCGGTTTACGCCTGACCATATCGCGCCGGCCCAACACCGGGATGCAGCGCGGGCGGTGCAGTTTGTGCGGCACAATGCCGACCAGTGGAATCTCGATCCCACAAAAATCGCCGCTGTGGGCGGATCGGCGGGGGCGGGGATGTCGCTGTGGCTCGGTTTTCATGACGACATGGCCGACCCGAAAAATGCGGATCCCGTCCTGCGGCAATCAACACGGCTGACCTGCATGGCGGTGAACAATGGACAGACCTCCTATGACCCGCGTTTCATTCGCAAGCTCTATCCTGGCACCGACACCTACAGCAACTCCGCACTGGCGCAATTGTTCGACATCGATATGAAACAACTCGACAACCTGCCGACGGAGAAATACAAACTGTTCGAAGAAGTCTCCGCCCTCACGCATCTCACCGCCGATGATCCGCCGGTGTTGATGACCTATGACAGCGACTACGACACCCCAATCAGCAGTCGCAGCATCGGGATCCATCACCCGCGATTTGGCAAGGTGCTCAAGGAGCGGATGGACAAATTGGGTATCGAATGTGTCGTGCATACCGATTTCAAAAAA